A single Cupriavidus sp. D39 DNA region contains:
- a CDS encoding MdtA/MuxA family multidrug efflux RND transporter periplasmic adaptor subunit has protein sequence MANPEEHQPAKLPPPPKAASRRRKLIATALILLLAGGGWYWYKHRTPAAAAPGAPGAGAPGGPNGGRGGPGGPGGQRSPVVVSTVAQRNMDVILNGLGNVTPVANVTVRVQVSGPLLKVLFKEGQMVKAGDVLAEIDPRPFQATLDQAVGTLARDRALLENARLDQKRYRTLLGQDSISSQQVDTQDALVRQYEGVVKTDQANVDSARLQLGYTRILAPASGRIGLRQVDPGNIVSTSDTNGIALITQIQPIAVLYTIPEDNLPSVLKRLHAGETIPVQAWDRQARNRLAEGTLLTTDNQIDTTTGTVKLKAIFQNQDGLLFPNQFVNLRTRVDTIENATVVPVAAIQRGQQGTFVYVVDDSSKVKVQVVALGPSDGERTVVSKGLQPGQRVVIDGADRLKEGMTVEAVDPAARAAALVPASAPRGRGRRRDGGASGAAGASGVPGASAASGVLGEGRRHRDGASAAATDGGGGAGAPAGAAPQRPQ, from the coding sequence CACCGCCCAAGGCTGCCTCGCGCCGCCGCAAACTGATCGCCACCGCGCTGATCCTCCTGCTGGCCGGCGGCGGCTGGTATTGGTACAAGCATCGTACTCCCGCCGCCGCCGCCCCGGGCGCGCCCGGCGCTGGTGCTCCCGGCGGCCCCAATGGCGGCCGTGGTGGCCCCGGCGGCCCCGGCGGCCAACGCTCGCCCGTGGTGGTCAGCACCGTGGCCCAGCGTAATATGGATGTCATCCTCAACGGCCTGGGCAATGTCACGCCCGTGGCCAATGTGACCGTGAGGGTCCAGGTGTCGGGGCCTCTGCTCAAGGTCCTGTTCAAGGAGGGCCAGATGGTCAAGGCCGGCGACGTGCTTGCCGAGATCGACCCCCGCCCGTTCCAGGCCACGCTGGACCAGGCCGTGGGCACGCTGGCGCGAGACCGCGCCTTGCTGGAAAATGCCCGCCTGGACCAGAAGCGCTACCGCACCCTGCTCGGCCAGGACTCCATCTCCAGCCAGCAGGTCGACACCCAGGACGCCCTGGTGCGCCAGTACGAAGGCGTGGTCAAGACCGACCAGGCCAACGTGGACAGCGCCCGCCTGCAACTGGGCTACACCCGCATCCTGGCGCCGGCCTCCGGTCGCATCGGCCTGCGCCAGGTCGACCCGGGCAATATCGTCAGCACCAGCGACACCAACGGCATCGCGCTGATCACCCAGATCCAGCCGATCGCGGTGCTCTATACCATTCCTGAAGACAACCTGCCGTCGGTGCTCAAGCGCCTGCACGCCGGCGAGACCATCCCGGTCCAGGCCTGGGACCGCCAGGCGCGCAACCGCCTGGCCGAGGGCACGCTGCTGACCACCGACAACCAGATCGACACCACCACCGGCACGGTCAAGCTCAAGGCGATCTTCCAGAATCAGGACGGCCTGCTGTTCCCGAACCAGTTCGTCAACCTGCGCACGCGCGTGGACACGATCGAGAACGCTACCGTGGTACCCGTGGCGGCCATCCAGCGCGGCCAGCAAGGCACCTTTGTCTATGTGGTGGACGACAGCAGCAAGGTCAAGGTCCAGGTTGTCGCGCTCGGCCCGAGCGACGGCGAGCGCACCGTGGTGAGCAAGGGCCTGCAGCCCGGCCAGCGCGTGGTGATCGACGGCGCCGACCGGCTCAAGGAAGGCATGACGGTGGAAGCCGTGGACCCGGCAGCGCGCGCTGCCGCGCTGGTGCCGGCCAGCGCACCGCGCGGGCGCGGACGGCGTCGCGACGGTGGCGCCAGCGGCGCGGCCGGCGCCTCCGGCGTGCCGGGCGCCTCGGCTGCCTCCGGCGTGCTCGGCGAAGGCCGGCGTCACCGCGACGGCGCGAGCGCGGCAGCAACGGATGGCGGTGGCGGCGCTGGTGCCCCGGCGGGCGCGGCGCCCCAGCGGCCACAGTAA